The following are encoded in a window of Phragmites australis chromosome 22, lpPhrAust1.1, whole genome shotgun sequence genomic DNA:
- the LOC133904366 gene encoding B3 domain-containing protein Os11g0156000-like has product MAMHPVSLGHPQAWPWGMAMYTNLHYHHQYEKEHLFEKPLTPSDVGKLNRLVIPKQHAERYFPLGGGGGGGGGGDASEKGLLLSFEDEAGKPWRFRYSYWTSSQSYVLTKGWSRYVKEKRLDAGDVVRFERVRGGLGAGDRLFIGCRRRGESAAPAPPTPPAPVCAPPPALNSGEQQPWSPMCYSTSGSSYPTSPASSYAYHSDMPHAGDVETKSSVAASAPSRKLRLFGVNLDCGPEPEPETPTAIYGYMHQSTYAAVSAVPNYWGSS; this is encoded by the exons ATGGCCATGCACCCTGTCTCCCTGGGGCACCCTCAGGCGTGGCCGTGGGGGATGGCCATGTACACGAACCTGCACTACCACCACCAGTACGAGAAGGAGCACCTGTTCGAGAAACCCCTCACGCCCAGCGACGTGGGCAAGCTCAACCGGCTGGTCATCCCTAAGCAGCATGCGGAGAGGTACTTCCCcctcggcggtggcggcggcggcggcggaggcggcgacgcCAGCGAGAAGGGCCTGCTGCTGTCGTTCGAGGACGAGGCCGGCAAGCCGTGGCGGTTCCGGTACTCGTACTGGACCAGCAGCCAGAGCTACGTGCTCACCAAAGGCTGGAGCCGGTACGTCAAGGAGAAGCGCCtcgacgccggcgacgtcgTGCGCTTCGAGCGGGTGCGCGGCGGCCTCGGCGCGGGGGACCGCCTGTTCATCGGCTGCAGGCGCCGCGGAGAGAGCGCAGCACcggcgccgccgacgccgccagCGCCCGTGTGCGCCCCGCCGCCCGCGCTGAACTCCGGCGAGCAGCAGCCGTGGAGCCCGATGTGCTACAGCACGTCGGGGTCGTCGTACCCCACCAGCCCTGCCAGCTCCTACGCCTACCACAGCGACATGCCACACGCAG GAGACGTGGAGACGAAGAGCAGCGTCGCAGCGTCAGCGCCGTCGAGGAAGCTCCGGCTGTTCGGTGTCAACCTCGACTGCGGCCCGGAACCGGAGCCAGAGACGCCGACGGCAATATACGGCTACATGCACCAGAGCACCTACGCGGCGGTGTCTGCAGTGCCAAATTACTG GGGCAGTTCATAG